A genomic stretch from Centroberyx gerrardi isolate f3 chromosome 10, fCenGer3.hap1.cur.20231027, whole genome shotgun sequence includes:
- the hnrnpa3 gene encoding heterogeneous nuclear ribonucleoprotein A3 has product MDNCEMEGREAKEPEQLRKLFIGGLSFETTEESLRAHFEQWGTLTDCVVMRDPNNKRSRGFGFVTYASVIEVDDAMGARPHKVDGRVVEPKRAVSREDSSRPGAHLTVKKIFVGGIKEDTEEYHIREYFETYGRIECIDIMEERSTGKKRGFCFVTFDDHDTVDKIVAQKYHTINSHNCEVRKALSKQEMMAVSSQRNRGGGSGNFMGRGGNYGGGGNFRGGYGGGRGGYGGDGYDGYGGGDGGNYGGGPGYGGGRGSYGGGGPGYGNQGGGFGGYDNYNDGGNFGGGGGGGGGGGNYNDFGNYGGQQSNYGPMKGNNFGGRNSGGPYGGGYGSGGGGGGGGYGSRRY; this is encoded by the exons ATGGACAACTGCGAAATGGAG GGTCGTGAAGCTAAAGAACCCGAACAGCTCAGAAAGCTGTTTATTGGGGGTCTGAGTTTTGAAACAACTGAGGAGAGTTTAAGGGCTCATTTTGAACAATGGGGGACACTCACGGACTGTGTg GTGATGAGGGACCCCAACAACAAGCGTTCAAGAGGGTTTGGCTTTGTAACATACGCCTCTGTAATAGAGGTGGATGATGCCATGGGGGCAAGGCCTCATAAGGTGGATGGCCGTGTCGTTGAACCCAAGAGGGCCGTGTCCAGAGAG GACTCTTCCAGACCGGGTGCGCATCTGACCGTAAAGAAGATCTTTGTTGGTGGCATCAAGGAGGACACAGAGGAGTACCACATTCGAGAGTATTTTGAGACGTATGGAAGGATTGAATGCATTGACATCATGGAGGAACGCTCAACTGGGAAAAAGAGGGGATTCTGCTTTGTCACCTTTGATGACCATGACACTGTGGATAAAATTGTTG CCCAGAAATACCACACAATCAACTCCCACAATTGTGAGGTCAGGAAagctctctccaaacaggaaaTGATGGCTGTGTCCAGTCAGAGGA ATAGAGGTGGAGGATCCGGAAACTTTATGGGCAGAGGTGGTAACTATGGTGGTGGTGGTAACTTCCGAG GTGGCTATGGTGGAGGACGAGGCGGCTATGGTGGTGATGGCTACGATGGAtatggaggaggagatg GTGGAAATTATGGTGGAGGACCCGGTTACGGAGGAGGCCGAGGGAGCTATGGAGGTGGCGGTCCAGGATATGGGAACCAGGGTGGTGGATTTGGTGGCTATGACAACTACAACGATGGAG GAAACtttggtggaggtggaggcggaggcggagggggCGGAAATTACAATGACTTTGGAAACTATGGTGGACAGCAGTCCAATTATGGCCCCATGAAGGGAAACAACTTTGGTGGCAGAAACTCGGGTGGACCATATGGCG GTGGCTATGGCTctggtggtggcggtggtggaggTGGCTATGGCTCACGACGATATTAA